A single genomic interval of Celeribacter indicus harbors:
- a CDS encoding DNA methyltransferase: protein MTGNTDTSRNVIFNADCIQAMRSFDGGSVNFILTDPPYLVNYRDRNGRKVANDDNSRWLRPAFNQMHRVLKDGGFCVSFYGWNKVDLFMDAWKAAGFRVVGHIVFRKRYASSAKFLRYQHEQAYLLAKGNVCLPENPIPDVIDFPYAGNKLHPTQKPVEALTPLIEAFTKPGDIVLDPFSGSGSTLAAAQQLGRNWIGVELDSRHHETASRRLAWMQQQNGRAAA from the coding sequence ATGACCGGCAACACCGATACCTCCCGCAACGTGATTTTCAATGCCGATTGTATCCAGGCGATGCGCTCATTTGACGGGGGATCAGTGAACTTCATTCTGACCGATCCGCCCTATCTCGTGAACTATCGCGATCGTAACGGCAGGAAGGTGGCGAACGACGACAACTCCCGCTGGCTGCGGCCCGCTTTCAATCAGATGCATCGCGTTTTGAAGGATGGTGGTTTTTGCGTCAGCTTCTACGGCTGGAATAAGGTCGATTTGTTCATGGACGCATGGAAGGCGGCAGGCTTTCGCGTTGTCGGGCATATCGTTTTCCGCAAGCGTTATGCGTCATCGGCGAAGTTCCTGCGCTATCAGCATGAGCAGGCTTACTTGCTGGCGAAGGGCAATGTTTGTCTGCCCGAAAACCCCATCCCGGACGTGATCGACTTCCCCTATGCGGGTAACAAGCTTCATCCAACGCAAAAGCCCGTCGAGGCCCTGACGCCGCTCATCGAGGCGTTCACGAAGCCCGGCGACATTGTGCTGGACCCGTTCAGCGGCAGTGGTTCCACCTTGGCGGCAGCGCAGCAGCTCGGCCGCAACTGGATCGGCGTCGAACTGGACAGCCGGCACCACGAGACGGCCAGCAGACGGCTTGCATGGATGCAGCAGCAGAACGGAAGGGCGGCGGCATGA
- a CDS encoding transcriptional regulator domain-containing protein: protein MLLGIDWRTSADYRHTKTIPAAGFAWEYLRRDDEYHHDFRAISRMKNPTGSRLDAFARRWGLRFPLRS from the coding sequence ATGCTGTTGGGCATCGATTGGCGTACATCGGCGGACTACAGACATACGAAGACCATCCCTGCCGCCGGTTTCGCTTGGGAATATCTGCGGCGCGACGACGAGTATCATCACGATTTCCGCGCAATTTCGCGAATGAAGAACCCTACAGGCTCCCGGCTCGATGCATTCGCACGACGCTGGGGGTTGCGATTTCCCCTGCGATCCTGA
- a CDS encoding DUF2285 domain-containing protein, translating to MHSHDAGGCDFPCDPETLADRQSQFWIPSLQPQAVMLSPAPAPEPASAETPGFTLAHLDGLDLRRADDGWHGLWRVDGVAHQFWLPEAVPDAAAFYTVTLPMDSFLELRAHAARRLWRSLNGRAPGPDFRTMPSQLRQFHILSLRALDAKLHGESHRTIAEVLLGFRGDKTDWENDPRRNRARRLAAHGLAMMKGGYRLLLHYPVKRRHE from the coding sequence ATGCATTCGCACGACGCTGGGGGTTGCGATTTCCCCTGCGATCCTGAAACGCTCGCCGACCGGCAATCCCAATTCTGGATTCCGAGCCTTCAGCCCCAGGCCGTCATGTTGTCGCCGGCGCCAGCGCCGGAGCCGGCCAGCGCCGAGACGCCGGGCTTCACGCTCGCCCACCTCGATGGTCTCGATCTGCGGCGGGCGGACGATGGCTGGCATGGACTCTGGCGCGTGGATGGCGTCGCGCATCAGTTCTGGCTTCCCGAGGCGGTCCCCGACGCGGCGGCGTTCTATACCGTCACCCTGCCAATGGATTCCTTTCTCGAGCTGCGTGCCCATGCGGCGCGGCGCTTGTGGCGGTCCCTGAACGGGCGCGCGCCAGGCCCGGATTTCCGCACCATGCCCTCGCAGCTGCGCCAGTTTCATATCCTCTCTCTGCGCGCGCTTGACGCAAAGCTGCATGGCGAGAGCCATCGCACCATCGCCGAAGTGCTGCTCGGTTTTCGCGGCGACAAGACCGATTGGGAGAACGACCCGCGCCGCAACAGGGCCCGCCGCCTGGCCGCCCATGGCCTCGCCATGATGAAAGGCGGCTACCGTCTGCTGCTGCACTATCCTGTCAAGCGCCGACACGAATAG